A stretch of DNA from Scleropages formosus chromosome 13, fSclFor1.1, whole genome shotgun sequence:
GTTGTAGTATTTTTCACTGAGTGGAAGTAAATTAAAGAGCAGCACACAAAAGCATGTATGTAAGTGAAAACATATGattatttaaaatctgaaaaatataagggtaagtcaaaaagtatctgcaataatgtcataagttttattcatttaacttacacttttctccaaagcaacatacagtgcttagctacttacagttatacttaccaatttatacagctgcacaattttaccagagcaatttaggataagtatgtTGCTCCAGGATATtacagctgaaagtgggatttgaacctgtaaacTTTGtgcccaaaggtagcagctctgaacactatgctaccaggaTCCCACAAAGGTGACTCACAAAAGTTATTAAAAGAATGTATTACTGAACATAATTGCAGATACCTTTTGACAGACCCTCACATGTGGGGTTGAACTTTGCGTGATGTGCTTAAGAGCAAAATACTCACAGGCTCTGCTCTTCTTTACTGGGTCAGTGTGCAGAGTAAGGGGTGTATTGGTGAGGTAGGAGGGACCAGCAGGAGAGTGAGAATGGGCTAGCCCAGGAAGCCCGCTGTCAATGTCGCTCCTGTTCTCCTCTCGTCTCAGCAGAAAATCTTTTACATGCAGCTCCGCCTGCTGGGCAAGAGAGAATTGCTCTTTCTGATCCAGACCCTCATGGTACAGGtagattttcagaaattaattagGTTTGGATGCAGGGAAAGGTGTATAAGCTACTCTGACCTTTAATGCACTTGGATAGTAAAGGGTCAAAGATTTTCTGCCTGTACAACCTAGCATTATAtattttgtacatgtatatgATTCTCtctaaacaataataatttaatgacAAGCTTCAGACAAATACTAACATTTCTTCATGAGAATAAGTAGAGGTAAATATGGaaaatgcaacattaaaaagtattttttgatttttcatattaaatgcatattttcatttatcagtGTTGGGTTTTtcttgaaaattatattttacacataACTCATTAATTGAAAAAGGAATATAATGACATTATTTTGTTGGAGACACATCCcagaacaaaaaacaagcaAGTATCTACAGACTTCTACATCCTTGAACTGAACCTAGCAGCCAGGGAACTGACACCTCCTTGCGCTGCAGCCTCTTCTCATTCAGCCTCTGCTGCCATCGAGAGAACTCCTGTTCCAGCTGCTTCTCATACTCAACCTGTAGGCGGCAGGGAGCGGTGAGGGGTCCTCCTGAATTGTACAACACATCACATTTTATTCTGACACTCTTTTAACGGCCATATGGAATGGATGGGGTAACAGTATCTACTAGATGAGCAGTgtgcacaacaaaacaaaagcttgCAGTAAGCCGTTACTCTACATAAAGAGCCTTTAATACCTCACATAAGAAAGGATGACCGATTAAAGTAAATTGTTGCATGATCTTACACTGACTTTCAATAAAGACTTATTTTAAGTAAGTTGCCTAGTACTTTTTTTCTACTCTCCCCTGTCTCTAAGGACAGGCTGAGCCGTGTCCTTACGCGGATGGTGCCCATGGCTGCAGTTTGAGCAGCCAGGTCTTTCAGAGTTTCCTGGGCCTTCTGGAAGTCCTGGAGTAGCTGCCTGTTGCGCACCCAGGCCCTGTGCTCTCGTTCCCTAACCTCCGTCCACTGTGACTGCAGCTGCATAGCCCGTCTGCTGCAGGTGGGGACAGGTGGGGAAGAGCATGCTTGTGTAAGAACGTGGGGCCAAGGAAAAACTCATCTGGGtcttgttcacacacacacacacaatcctgtattacatttacatttattcatttagcagatgcttttctccacagcaatgcacatctcagagaaatacaatatgttcattacattaggagaaagagagccatagttgcagacatgcgattcttaagtaaagttagtttgcttctttccaccatatgcgccgatgttcatcacaccagtagctgcataaaactcagaacaggcGATATAGACCAGTACAGAAACTTAAACTGTATATAGACCAGCGGAGAAACTTcccccaaacacaaacacatagtCTTGGATATAAGATCAACATAACTGAAGGTAATGTTCACTCAAAATGTTTTGAGTTGAACACAGCAAGTCAGTTGTACAGGTGAATAAGGGCCATATGCAATAAGACTGGAGGTTCACCTACAGGTTCTGCTCCCTCTGGAAACACACAAGGGTGCTGTTCAGCTCCATTCTCTTATGCTTGCTGTAACACACGAAAGTGATATTGTTACATCTTTTTGACATCTTTTCCTACAACATATTAACAGATTTGGACAGCAATGATTCACTCACTCCAGGTGTCAGACatgtctttttattattttgttaaatgttgTGTTCATAATGTTGAAATCTTTCCCATGTTTCCCCCTTTCATTATTCTGTATATAGGTATGATCCAGGTTATCCTCAAGTTACATGATACATCATCAGTACTCctttttcagacaatatgtATTTAGCACAGGTACTGAACTTAGTGtatatatattcacatttatttatttagctgacacttttctccaaagcaacttacaatgttcagctatttacaattatagagctgggtaattttactgcagcaattcagggtaagtaccttgttcaagtgtTCAATAGCAGGAAgtgaggtttgaacctgcaacctttgggcccaaagacATGAGTgcaaaccactacgctactagctgccTATATTCAGCACTCCTACACTTAAAATTTGACGAAGAAactctgaaactgaaaaaagtcactttgaataaaagtgtctgtCAACCAACTATGCTGTGAGAGCATACATAACACATATTAGGATATAAACCATGACTATACCAAATATGTGTTCAGTGAGCACCTAACGGTCACGCTCAACAGATAAGATTTCTCCCCCTTCACTCTCAAGAGGATTAGAGCTCCTTAGACGAGATGCACAAAAGCTTCACCCACAgtcatgtactgtacacacattcATGGGTAAGACTGTAATATCAGAGACTTCTGTTCAGTTCATCTCTTGCATACCTTGGACAAATGTAATTtgtcattaatacattttcctaTTTTCATTAGGAAAGGCAGTTTGTTGAACACTGCTCCACGTTAAAAGGTGTACAAAAGAACTGAAAGATGCTTCTTTCTCCTGAACTGTGGCACTCATCTGATGAGCGATTTTTAATTACACCTTTTATTTCCTGAAGTTATCTAATGTATTTTGCCTTGAAAATTGTACAGTTTACACTATTGGGATGTGTGTAATTTCTAAAAATGATATGGATGAGAAAGTggaaatatgaatgaaaaaacataaagacAGCGCACTGGCATCAGAACTGACCTGTCCAGCATGCTCCAGACCGGCTCTCCGATGTTTTCCGGCCCGCTTTGGTACCAGAACGCCATGTTGTCCAGTCCGCACTCGGCGTTGCTCCGCCAGGCCTCTGGATTAACAAGGATTAATGGTCAGATTACACTTTTAGGGGGAAGGACATAAAGAAAACCAACTCAGCACTACAAATGCTGCCATGAAAGCCACTAAATTGATTTTTATTCCGAACTATAATCCAATGAGTGGTTTAGAAATTATGATTTTCATTTGACCTTGCATGCTTTACAAATTGTGCTCAAAATtcacatcatacacacacatcacctgaaaccacttgtcccatacggggttgcggggagccggagcctaacgcagcaacacaaggcgaaggggatacacccaagaGGGGataccagcccatcacaaggcaccccaagcaggactcgaaccccagacccaccagagagcaggcacaggacaaacctgctgcaccactgcgccaccgcacccctcttgtGCTCAAAATTCTTTAGaattaaatattacacacacacacattttcagaaccgcttgtcccatacggggtcacggggaaccggagcctacccgggaacacaggggcgtaaggccagagggggagggaacacacccaggacgggacgccagtccgtcgcaaggcaccccaagcgggacttgaaccccagacccactggacagcaggactgtggtccaacccactgcgccaccgcacccccctcaattaaatattatttttggtttattttagcatataataataaacaaaaacaaaagacaatgaGTAAATTTTGGATTTATCTTGCAAATAGTAGAGATGTACACTGACATTTGAACCGATTTAGccctaataaaaatacaattaaaactgTTACACTCTGTAaaccatttaatattttcatctgcaggtggtccccgatttacgatggttcgacttgcgattttttcgacGTTAGGACGGTGAGCTCGCGATgggcattcagtagaaatctGCCGtacttttgaatttatttttcccgGGCAACCGATATAcgggtgcgatactctctcgcaatgctgggcagcgatccgcatctcccggtctgtcacgcagaggtgtgtattaaatgcattttcgacttacgatgggtttcacggaacgtaaccccatcgtaagtcggggaccacccgCAAATTGTCCAAATTGACCATTAAGACGGTGTTACTGTaatacttttaaacatttttctgtaacaTACGGATCATCTGAGTGACTGCTTCACTTGTAGTTcaattcttttgtttattttatttacttattttgcatAATTCTCCCTGGCTAAGTTTGGTTGTTTACTGACAAATGCTCTTGTATTGTGAGCTCTTGAACTGttcgtttaatttttttaaaaaaaaaaaaaaaaaagaaaaaaagaaaaagaaaaaagtgctgtAGGCGCCCCCTCTCCGCTCTCCCGCCCTCTCTTTGCTGCCCCTCGTGGTGGGCAGCGGGAGTCCCGCGGGTCGGAACTGTCGATGCTGGGTAAACGGGATTGATTTCACTGTAACACCGCACGGGGAGGGCGCGCGGCGGCTCGGGCCAGACCAGCCTCCCGGGTGTTTCCGACAGAAACCGGGCCGGCGGGCTGAGCGCCTCAGAGAATGTGCGCGCGCTCGACAGAACTTAAAACGGGGTTCTTGTGCTTTGGGCTCAGTCAGTGTTTCCTCCGGCACTGAGTCTGCGGCTGCTGCTggcaagctgctgctgctgcccggGCGGGAGTTCTCCTCAGAGACTCACTGACACACTCTGGCGTTTGTCCACCACCAGTCCTCGAGAAGTGGTCTCTACGGACGGTGTCGGCGCCGTTTTTGCTCCGAGTCAATCCTCTTTGAAAGCGCCGCGGCGTCGCTCtggctcactcactcactggcGCCTGGTTTGGGCTTGGCGCGGACTCGCGGACACCATCACCATCATGTCTGTCTTCGGGAGCCGAGCGAGGGGCCGCGTGGAGAGAGCGTGCCACTACCTACCCGTCGTGGTGAACACGCTGCTGGTGCTCTCCATCACCGGGGAGGTGAGCTACTTGGTGCTGGTGGAGGCGCCGCGGGAGCCCGAGCAGAAGGCGGGCGAGTGGTCGGCCGTGTGGAAGGCggctcacctcctgctgcagtacttcaTGCTGGGCAACATAACGTGGAACGCGTCGCTCTTCCTCAAGACGAGCCCGAGCATCCGCGGGGTATTCCTGGGTGGGGACGGCGTGGGCCAGGGCTGGAGGTGAGACCGCCGCCTCCATCGGTGAAGGGCACGCGAAGAGTGACACGTCCCCGTGTGGCCGGCTCGAGATTCCTCGTGTATTTCCTGGAAATTGAATTCAGCGTTCGAACGTTTGGGAATCTAATGCTCCGCTTCCTGTGAGCGCGCGCGCCATCCTTCCATCGTATCGCCGTACAAAGGTCCCGCGGGCAGCGCGCGATAGCGCGCGACGGGGGGTCTGGGCTGGTCTGgtgaccccgccccccccgagTAGGCTCGCGCTCTCTCCAAGTAGTTCCTCTTAGCTTAGGAGTTACGTTACAATGCAGTACTATGCAGTAATCGTTCACATACACAGGGTTAACTTCGCTCTCACAAGTTCCAGCTcatcttaaatatttaatgacagCAAATGAGTACAAGAGGCAACGGGAATTCATCTGCGACCAGGCAATCAGCCGTGAAATGATCTGCTATATCACAGGGTCCAAGGCCTCTGCGGGACTGTGGATCGGATTCGGGGGTCCCTGGAGTgcaggcttgctttgaaaataaagcaGTACGATAAAAATATTACCGATATTACCATCTGTGATGTAATTGTGACTAAATGTATTTGCCTTTGAAAATGTGTCAATGTAACATGTTACATTGACACATTTTCAAAGGCAAATACATGTAGTAATACATTTTCAGGGCAAATTTTCTCTATTATACACCTGTTTCAGAGGGTCTTTTGGTTTTTACTAGACTCTTAAAGGGGTTCATGGCCTAAAAATAGTTGAAGAACCTCTGCTCTTTATATCTGAAAAGGGGAAAGTGAACACGTAGAGGATGGCGATGTCTCATTTAAAGCAAGGGAATAATAATGGGTTCATCACACAGTTCCGCCTGGGTGAAGCTGTCCTTCTCTCGACAGGTACTGCTACACCTGTGAAACGCACACGCCGCCACGTTGCTCCCACTGCTACGACTGCAACGTGTGCGTACTTCGTCGCGACCACCACTGTGTCTTCTTCGGCCAGTGCGTTGGCTTCCGCAACTACCGCTACTTCCTGAGCTGCCTGCTCTTCATGTGGGCTGGCCTGCTGTACGCTGTGGTGATGAATGCCGAGGTGTTCATCGTCATCCTGAAAGAGGGCGTCACGCTGCACAGTGTCATGCTCCTCATGGTGCCCTGGATCATGCTGGTGTCCGGTGAGTTGTGCGCCGCCAGGTGCGACAGTGACATGGTCACTAGGCCTTGGTTCATATTGCAGCTGTTTGCACCCTGCTTTTAGAGAGATCCTAAATTTCCAACAAATTATTGCATCGGCTGCGTAGCAACGTGTGCGATTATTTTCTTGTTCGCACTCTATTACATTGCAAAgcctcatttttactgtaagatCTTCCCcgttttcctctcttctctgACCTGCTGTCTCTCCAAGGACAAGTGACAGCCCGTGCCTTCGCATTTGCATTCATCGCAGACACGTGCGTGGTGGGCTTCCTGTTGGTGGcagccttcctcttcttccacaTTGCCCTCATGCTGCGGGGCCAGACCACCCGGGAGTGGTACTCAAGCCGTCGACCCTACAGTTTGGGTCCGCTGGCCAACGTGAAGGAGTGCCTCGGACAGCGCTGGTACCTTTGCTGGCTCTGTCCCCTCATCCCCTCGCCACTTCCTGGAGACGGCATTCATTTCCGGGTGACGGGCTCCCTGGAACCTGCCAGCAGCACTGTCTCACAATAACCCGAGATTAAGTAATTTGCTGTAATTGCAGTAATTGCAAGAAATAATCTGTAAAGGAGTTATCCAGTTCCTTCGTTTATGCTGGGCTTTAGCTTAAGGCAGAGGTGTAGGCAGTGTTGAGGAAACCATACAATGTTCTTCCCCTCAGTTTACACTTTGTTTGCCCTTTGATTAAAATGAAGTTTGACAGATCTTTGGTGAACCAACAGAAGTTAAACTTAtgctgataaatgtaaattccaaaCTACACTGTACCTGTGAGTAACAAGAGGATCAACATAAATCCTAGTAACTTGTGGAAGTTGAACACGTTGCTCTAAGGTGGACTTGCCTTAACTGCATAGAATAcgtgtattttttattacatgcacaatgtttttgtcctagaaattaaaaaaaaaaaaaaaattgctgaagtGAACTATGTAGCAGCTGCTGTACTCACAATATTTTCTAAATGAATATTTCTGTCCCACGGAAGTTCACTTTGACCTGCTGCCAATGCAGCTCTATCCTGTAAGAGGGTGAAGCTGATTTATTTTAGCCAGGAAATGGTTAATTGTACATACAAGTCACTGCACTGTTTCACAGCTGACTATACTAAACACAGAAAGCtgcatgcagtaaaaatgtcttgTTTCGTGCCTGTAAAAGAAATGAGTGGAAGGCATTGATCACTCATGGCATGCTATTCTCTTTTTGGAAATTTTCAAGCTGTCCTTATATTCATGAGGCCTTTTGTTGAGCACCAGCAGCCCCCTCTGTTGGAAGAACCACTAAccctgtgtgtttgtattgtggTTGGCCTGTGCTACCTCACAGTGTGTAGGAGTGTGGTGTCGGGCGGGTATCAGCCTCTTGTACGTTGCATTCTGTGCTGAtcgctgatttatttttttaagacttAAGCTGTGATCTTGAATATGTCGAGTCCctttaaacatttgtgtttttgttaattatttttagaCCTATGTGTCTTCCTGAACAAGCACTAAATGTAATATGTTCAATGatataaaaatgcttttgtctTAGAGAGAATTGACAATGGGAGGTTTATATgctaattttgtttatttcctgcTTATAAGAATGGCACTGTGTTCGGTTTTCTATGCTTGATTGGGGTTTCTGTTGGGAGTTGTAAAAGTTTTTATATTGTCTGCTGGTAATATTTTTATCAATATTAGTAgacatttatccaaagcaacttaaaattatttactcatctatacagcaggatattcttactggaacaattttcagagctaggatttgaacctgggtgctTTGGGtgaaaggcagccgctctaaccacttcaTTATGATAAGTATCATGGTCAGAGGCACTGTAACAGGAGCTATGCGAAATCCTTCTGAAACTTCATCAGCAAAGATGCTGCAGATAGCAGTGAAGGAGCCCCATCACACAAGATTGCGGAGTTATACTGCATTATGAAGCATTGCTGAAGTTGTGTTGGTACTGTTGCACATTAGCCCTGTGCACAGCTGTGATTAGAACCCAGTGAGCACTTCCGCTATAGGAAATCTTGTATTGTTCctctttgttacattttaaaatttagtttcCTTTAGAAtaacaatgcaacaaaaatatttttcttttgatttgaTTAACGACATATGATGAAGAAATAAATTCTTGTGGCTATGTTCAGGGTACAgtaaaggttgttttttttgtggttcAATCCTGTATTTTACTGACAACATTCATCAGCTGACTCTGAAATGGCCATTTGCTTGCTACGGAAATGGGTTGTGGGCAAAGAACCAAAAATTTGGATAAGTTGTATGCCGTATATGTGTGTTTGGGCCTGTATTACACGCTACAGTAGCATATTTGCAGTGCATGTTCACACCTCAGTCATTTGCACTTGGTATAAATGTTGAGCTCATGGTAAGTAATGGACATagagtatttttaaattcaaagagAGGTGGAgtacagttttctgttttgacTTTTTGCTGGTTGGTGA
This window harbors:
- the zdhhc24 gene encoding putative palmitoyltransferase ZDHHC24, whose amino-acid sequence is MSVFGSRARGRVERACHYLPVVVNTLLVLSITGEVSYLVLVEAPREPEQKAGEWSAVWKAAHLLLQYFMLGNITWNASLFLKTSPSIRGVFLGGDGVGQGWRYCYTCETHTPPRCSHCYDCNVCVLRRDHHCVFFGQCVGFRNYRYFLSCLLFMWAGLLYAVVMNAEVFIVILKEGVTLHSVMLLMVPWIMLVSGQVTARAFAFAFIADTCVVGFLLVAAFLFFHIALMLRGQTTREWYSSRRPYSLGPLANVKECLGQRWYLCWLCPLIPSPLPGDGIHFRVTGSLEPASSTVSQ
- the LOC108925291 gene encoding uncharacterized protein LOC108925291, giving the protein MAFWYQSGPENIGEPVWSMLDSRRAMQLQSQWTEVREREHRAWVRNRQLLQDFQKAQETLKDLAAQTAAMGTIRVEYEKQLEQEFSRWQQRLNEKRLQRKEQAELHVKDFLLRREENRSDIDSGLPGLAHSHSPAGPSYLTNTPLTLHTDPVKKSRALKNTTTAFHEEDSTPHLIWNSMSHPSWLTQVEPQTSASQAQTLHNIKANVSMEDRRFQEHSRAGYPFQLPLPSPAIQPFDPRWLLPPIEPLSSWYGLYTGFPS